The genomic DNA GCGAAGGCGCCGGCGTGGCCGCGCTCGACCTGAACGGGCAGACCGCCGAGGAGACGGCGGCGGCCGTCCGCACGCTCGGAGTCCGAGGAGTCGCCCTCTGCGCGAACGTCAGCCGGGCCGGGGAAGTGGAGGCGGCGGTCGCGCACGCCCAGTCGCAGTTGGGGTCGATCGACATCTTGATCAACAACGCAGGCCTGACGCGCGATGCGACGATCCGAAACCTCACCGAGGCTGACTGGGACCTCGTCGTGGACGTGCACCTCAAGGGTACCTTTCTCTGCACGAAGGCCGTGGCGATACGCATGCGCGAGGCCGGCCGCGGAGGCGCCATCGTCAACATCTCGTCGATCTCCGGGAAGATTGGGAACTTCGGCCAGGCCAACTACGCGTCGGCGAAGGCGGGGATCGTGGCGCTGACCAAGGTCACCGCGCGCGAGTTTGCCCGGTACGCGGTGCGGGCGAACGCTATTCAGCCGGGGATGATCGATACGCCGATGACGCGCGCGCTCGGGGAAGAACGGCTCGCCCAGAGCGTCGCGGACACCCCGCTCGGGCGGTTGGGGACGCCGGAGGACGTCGCCGCGGTCGCCCTCTTCCTGGCGAGCGACCTCGCCGCCTACGTGACGGGGGCGGTGATCGAGGTGACCGGGGGAAGGTACCTGTAGCGGCCCGACACGAATCACCCGGATCGACGGGTGCCCCATCGGCACCGCGCGCCCCTCACCGCACGGCACTCCGGGACGGGAGGAGACAGTGCCCAAGCATCCGTACCGCTTCGAGCATCTCAGTTGGGAAGAGGTCAACGATGCGGTGCGCGCTCAACGGTGCGCGCTCATCCCCGTGGCGACAATCGAGGATCACGGCCCCCACCTTCCGGTGGATACGGACATCGTCATTGCCTCGACGGTCTGCGAGCGGGCGGCGCAACTCGCGCCGGGGGAGATCGTGCTCCTTCCGTGCGTACGCATCGGCTACAGCCCCCATCATCTGGACTTCCCCGGGACGCTCACCATTCGGTGGAATACGTTCGTCGAGTACCTGCTCGACATCACGCGGAGCCTGGCCCACCACGGGTTTCGAAAGATCCTGCTCGTGAACGGCCACGGGAGCAACCGACCGCTCGTGGAGCTGGCGGTGCGGCTGACGGTGGTCGAGCGGCCGGACGTTCACTGCGCGTATACCTCGTGGTGGGATCTTCACGACGTCCGCGCCGCCTTCAATGCGGTGCGCGAGTCCGAGGTCACGTCCCACGCCTGCGAGATCGAGACCTCGGTGTACCTGGCAGTGGACGCCTCCCGCGTGAAGATGGAGCGGGCGGAGCGCGACATGACCTACCAGATGTCCCCGCACTTCTGGGGGGATCTCGCGGGCCGCAAGCCCGACCCCTCCTACAAGAACGCCGTGTGGATGACCGAGTACTGGAGCGCGGATACTCGACACGGCGTCAAGGGCGACCCGACGAAGGCCACGGCGGAGAAGGGGCAGCGGGTCCTTGAGGCAGCTGGCCGCGAACTGGTGGAGATCGTCCGCGAGCTGCGGGCGCGCCCCATCAAGCCCAGGGTCCCGCACCAGGTCGAACCGGCCACCCCGCCCGGGATCGCCAAGACGTAACGCATGCCCGTCCGGGTCCCGCTCGCGCAGTTCGAGCTCGACCGTACCCCCGGCACGACCGACGTGCTGGTCTCGGCGGGGACCGACCCGCCGCTCGACCTGCCCTTGATCGCCATCGTCGGTGCCCGCCCCGGGCCGCTGGTCTGTGCCGCGGCCGGGGTGCACGGTGACGAATACGAGGGCCCGCGCGCCCTGTGGGAGCTGGCCCGGGATCTTCCGGCGTCGTCGCTACAGGGCAGCGTGGCGCTTCTCCCGGTCTGCAACCCGTGGGCGTTTGCGGCGGGGAGTCGGGCGACGCCGGAGGCCGTCGATGGGATCAATCTCGCGCGCATCTTTCCGGGGGACCCCGGGGGCCGGCCGACGCAGCGGCTGGCCGCTGAGCTGTTGGAGTTTGTGGTGCGCCAGAGGCCCGCGCTGTTCGTCGACCTGCACAGCGGCGGCGTCCGGTACCACTTCCTGCCCGTCGTCGGATACCGGCGGGGATTGGGTGACCCGGCCCGATCGCAGGCCGCGGCGCGGGCGTTTGGGGTTCCCCATCTCTGGGAGCTGCGCGATCACCCTGGGACGTTCAATGCGGAGGTCGCGCGCCGGGGGATTCCCACCGTCGGCACGGAGATGTCCGGCATGGGGGGATGTCTGGACGAGGACGTCGCCGCCACCCGCAACGGCGTCCTGAACCTCCTGCGGTGGCTGGGGATGCTGCGGGACAGGCCGGCGCCTCAGGTGCCGGGACCGTTCTGGCGGACCACCGATCTCCCCACGCCCTCTGCGGGGTACGCGGTCATCGATCGGGGAGTGGGGGAGACGGTCCGGCAGGGGGAAACGGTTGCGCGTGTCCTCGCTCCCTTTGGCGAGGCGCTCGGCGACGCGCGCGCGCCGCACGACGGCCGGGTCTGGGTCACCCGCCACCTCCGTACGATCGAATCGGGAGAGACCCTCGCCGCCGTCGCCCGCCCGGTCGATGACGGCGGGTGATCGCCGCGGAAGGATGGTCCACGCCGCGCGGGTTCCGAAGGGAGCCGCGCGCGGCCTGCCGGGGGCGCGGAGGAGACCCCCTTCGGCGCCTTGAAGCAGGCGACGGCATGACTGCGTCCATCGCCGATCGAATCGCCGCCGCCAACACCACCGCTCTCCACCGCCTCAACTCGGCGGCCCCCGTGCTGACCCGGATCCGCGAGGCCCGTGCCGCGATCCCCCACCTGGACGATCGCGTCCTGCTCCACGCCGGTCCCCCCTTGGCTTCCGGTGAAATGTGCGGCCCGATGCGGGGGGCCGTCCTCGGCGCCGTGTTGTACGAAGGATGGGCCCCCGATCTGTCCGCCGCTGCCATCCTCCTTGACCGCGGCGCGATCACGCTCCGCTGCACGCACGACGCCGGGGTGGTTGGGCCAATGGCCGGGATTATCTCCGCGTCCATGCCGCTGTTGGAGGTCCAGGACCGTGAGCACCGAACCACGACGTTTGCTCCCCTCAACGAGGGGATCGGCCAGGTGCTTCGGTTCGGGGCAAACGGGGAGGCGGTGATCGCGCGGCTCCGCTGGCTCCGCGACGTGCTGGCCCCCGCCCTCGACGCGGCGCTTCGGCAGCTCGACGGCATCCCGCTCGTGCCGCTGATGGCGCGGGCGCTAACGATGGGCGACGAGATGCACCAGCGCAACGTTGCCGCGACCGGCCTCCTTTTCCGGGCGCTGGCGCCGGCCCTGGCGGAGCGCGGTGCGTCCGGGCCGGCGCTCTCAAGCGTGCTCAGGTTTCTGGCGGAGAACGATCAGTTTTTCTTGAACCTGGCGATGGCCGCATCGCTGGCTATCACCGCGTCGATTCGGGAGATCCCGTACAGCACGATTGTGACCGTGATGAGCCGGAACGGGGTCGAGTTTGGGATCCGGGTAAGCGGCCTCGGTCCACGCTGGTTCACGGCGCCCGCTCCGGTGCCGGTGGGGATGTACTTTCCCGGCTTCACGGCGGAGGATGCCAATCCGGACATGGGGGACAGCGCCATCGTAGAAACGGTCGGCATCGGCGGGATGGCGATGGCGGCCGCACCGGCGGTGGTCGGCTTTGTGGGCCTGCCCTCGATGCGCGAGGCGTTGGCCACGACCCAATCGATGGCAGAAATCACCGTGGCGCCGAGCGCCGCCTTCAAGATCCCCACGCTCGATTTCGCGGGGGCGCCCACCGGGATTGACCTCCGGGCCGTCGTCAAGCTCGGGATCACCCCGGTGATCAACACCGGCATCGCGCACCGCGTGGCGGGCAAGGGCCAGATCGGGGCGGGCGTGGTGCGCGCTCCGCTGGCGGCATTCCAGCTGGCGCTCACGGCATTCGTCGCCCGCTACGCCGCCGATGCCTCGGTCCTCGCACCGGAGTAGATGGGAGAGACGCGCGTGCGCCGCAGCCTCGCAGACCTGGCACCTCCCGTACGGTTGCTCTGCGGAACGGGTCCAACAAACCCCGACCCGCGGGTCTTGCGGGCGCTTGGCGCTCCCCTCCTTGGGCAGTTCGACCCGGCGTTCACCGCGATAATGTCGGACGTCATCGAATTGGTGCGGGTCGTGTTCCAAACCGCCAACGCGCGAGCCTTCGCGGTGTCGGGGACCGGCCGGGCGGCGATGGAGGCCGCGCTGGCGTCCCTGATCGAGCCCGGGGACCGAGTGGTGGTGGCCAACTGCGGCCGGTTCGGCGATCTCTTCGCTGAGATCGCCTCGCGGTACGGCGCCCGGGTCGCGCAGGTCTGCGCCGAGTGGGGGCGGGTGGTCGAGCCCGGGGCGATCGAGGAGGCGCTGCGAAAAGAGCCGGCCAAGCTCGTGGCCGTGGTGCACGGGGAGACGAGCACGGGGATGTGGCAGCCCATCGATGAGATCGGCCCGATCTGCCGCGCGCACGGCTGCCTGCTCGTGGTCGACGCCGTCGTCACCCTGGGCGGGGTCCCGGTGGAGACCGACGCCTGGGAGGTCGACGTCTGCTTTGCCGGCACCCAGAAGTGTCTCGGGTGTCCCTCCGGAATGGGACCCATCACCTACAACGCCCGGGCCGAGGCGGCGCTGGCCGCGCGCCGGACCCCGGTCGTGAGCAATTACCTCGACCTCACTCAACTCCAGCGGTACTGGGGTCCCGAGCGCTTGAATCACCACACCCTCCCCACCAGTATGACCTACGGATTGCGCGAGGCGCTGCGGCTCGTTGTGGAGGAGGGGATTCCCGCCCGCGCCCTGCGCCACCGCCGCGCGGGAGACGCTCTCAAGGTCGGGCTCACGGCAATGGGGATGGAACTCTTCGGCGATCCCCGGCACCGCCTGCCGATGATCACGGCGGTCAAGGTCCCGGCAAACGTGGACGACGACGCGGCGCGGCGGCGGCTTCTCGACGAGTTTGGGATCGAGATCGCCACCTCGTTCGGCCCGCTGCGGGGCAAGATCTGGCGGATCGGGTTGATGGGGCCGAACGCCGGGTTGCCGGCGGTCCTGTCCGTGGTCGATGGGCTCGAGCACGTGCTGCGAGAATTCGGCGCGCCTGCGCCCCACGGGATAGGCGCTGAGGCCGCACGTGAAGCCTACCGGCTGTCCGGGTCGGATGCTCGATAATTCCCATCCGATCTCCGGTCGGGACGACCCGGATTCTTGCAGGCCCTCCTGAGGCGCGGCGACGATTTGCGCGCCCACGGCGCGACGGGTCGACCAATCGTTGCATCGCCCCGAGGCCCAACCCGCCTTGCCATTCCCGCAAATCGTGTGGCATACTAATACGGCATCAGCAGGCTGCAAAGTCGGTTGGTAGCATGCAGGATA from bacterium includes the following:
- a CDS encoding DUF1116 domain-containing protein; amino-acid sequence: MTASIADRIAAANTTALHRLNSAAPVLTRIREARAAIPHLDDRVLLHAGPPLASGEMCGPMRGAVLGAVLYEGWAPDLSAAAILLDRGAITLRCTHDAGVVGPMAGIISASMPLLEVQDREHRTTTFAPLNEGIGQVLRFGANGEAVIARLRWLRDVLAPALDAALRQLDGIPLVPLMARALTMGDEMHQRNVAATGLLFRALAPALAERGASGPALSSVLRFLAENDQFFLNLAMAASLAITASIREIPYSTIVTVMSRNGVEFGIRVSGLGPRWFTAPAPVPVGMYFPGFTAEDANPDMGDSAIVETVGIGGMAMAAAPAVVGFVGLPSMREALATTQSMAEITVAPSAAFKIPTLDFAGAPTGIDLRAVVKLGITPVINTGIAHRVAGKGQIGAGVVRAPLAAFQLALTAFVARYAADASVLAPE
- a CDS encoding alanine--glyoxylate aminotransferase family protein — its product is MRRSLADLAPPVRLLCGTGPTNPDPRVLRALGAPLLGQFDPAFTAIMSDVIELVRVVFQTANARAFAVSGTGRAAMEAALASLIEPGDRVVVANCGRFGDLFAEIASRYGARVAQVCAEWGRVVEPGAIEEALRKEPAKLVAVVHGETSTGMWQPIDEIGPICRAHGCLLVVDAVVTLGGVPVETDAWEVDVCFAGTQKCLGCPSGMGPITYNARAEAALAARRTPVVSNYLDLTQLQRYWGPERLNHHTLPTSMTYGLREALRLVVEEGIPARALRHRRAGDALKVGLTAMGMELFGDPRHRLPMITAVKVPANVDDDAARRRLLDEFGIEIATSFGPLRGKIWRIGLMGPNAGLPAVLSVVDGLEHVLREFGAPAPHGIGAEAAREAYRLSGSDAR
- a CDS encoding creatininase family protein codes for the protein MPKHPYRFEHLSWEEVNDAVRAQRCALIPVATIEDHGPHLPVDTDIVIASTVCERAAQLAPGEIVLLPCVRIGYSPHHLDFPGTLTIRWNTFVEYLLDITRSLAHHGFRKILLVNGHGSNRPLVELAVRLTVVERPDVHCAYTSWWDLHDVRAAFNAVRESEVTSHACEIETSVYLAVDASRVKMERAERDMTYQMSPHFWGDLAGRKPDPSYKNAVWMTEYWSADTRHGVKGDPTKATAEKGQRVLEAAGRELVEIVRELRARPIKPRVPHQVEPATPPGIAKT
- the fabG gene encoding 3-oxoacyl-ACP reductase FabG; the protein is MGPMLAGRVAFVTGAGSGIGRAIALRFAREGAGVAALDLNGQTAEETAAAVRTLGVRGVALCANVSRAGEVEAAVAHAQSQLGSIDILINNAGLTRDATIRNLTEADWDLVVDVHLKGTFLCTKAVAIRMREAGRGGAIVNISSISGKIGNFGQANYASAKAGIVALTKVTAREFARYAVRANAIQPGMIDTPMTRALGEERLAQSVADTPLGRLGTPEDVAAVALFLASDLAAYVTGAVIEVTGGRYL
- a CDS encoding succinylglutamate desuccinylase/aspartoacylase family protein codes for the protein MPVRVPLAQFELDRTPGTTDVLVSAGTDPPLDLPLIAIVGARPGPLVCAAAGVHGDEYEGPRALWELARDLPASSLQGSVALLPVCNPWAFAAGSRATPEAVDGINLARIFPGDPGGRPTQRLAAELLEFVVRQRPALFVDLHSGGVRYHFLPVVGYRRGLGDPARSQAAARAFGVPHLWELRDHPGTFNAEVARRGIPTVGTEMSGMGGCLDEDVAATRNGVLNLLRWLGMLRDRPAPQVPGPFWRTTDLPTPSAGYAVIDRGVGETVRQGETVARVLAPFGEALGDARAPHDGRVWVTRHLRTIESGETLAAVARPVDDGG